The following coding sequences are from one Desulfatibacillum aliphaticivorans DSM 15576 window:
- a CDS encoding lactate utilization protein: MAEDYRKWLWEKTGEKCVNNLKKHAFDAHLCKTSQEAKELILKMISQYETFGFGGSSTTRDMGLIEALKEQGKTILDHNDPSLPFEKSLEFRRQQSLTDCFLCSANGISVTGEIVNVDGCGNRTNAMSFGPKKVVIVAGANKICKDLHAAIDRVHTVAAPMRAKSLNMETPCAETGICVDCNSPSRVCRITTILHRKPMLTDISVVIVAEELGY; the protein is encoded by the coding sequence ATGGCTGAAGATTATCGGAAATGGCTGTGGGAAAAAACCGGGGAAAAATGCGTCAACAATCTTAAAAAGCACGCTTTTGACGCCCACCTTTGCAAGACGTCCCAGGAAGCCAAAGAATTAATCCTTAAAATGATTTCCCAATACGAAACTTTCGGCTTCGGCGGCTCCTCGACCACCCGGGATATGGGCCTGATTGAAGCCCTGAAAGAGCAGGGGAAAACCATCCTGGATCATAACGATCCTTCGCTTCCCTTTGAGAAAAGCCTGGAATTCCGCCGCCAGCAAAGCCTGACCGACTGCTTTTTATGCTCGGCCAACGGAATTTCCGTGACCGGCGAAATAGTCAATGTGGACGGCTGCGGCAACCGGACCAACGCCATGTCCTTCGGTCCCAAAAAGGTCGTGATTGTGGCCGGCGCCAATAAAATCTGCAAGGACCTCCATGCAGCCATAGACAGAGTGCACACCGTGGCCGCGCCCATGCGCGCCAAAAGCCTGAATATGGAAACGCCCTGCGCAGAAACCGGAATTTGCGTGGACTGCAACTCTCCGTCCCGCGTCTGCCGGATAACCACCATCCTGCACCGCAAACCCATGCTCACGGATATCAGCGTGGTTATCGTGGCCGAGGAACTGGGGTATTAA
- a CDS encoding (Fe-S)-binding protein: MAEEVIKLTKKKGSTLKDKVMEILPEGGNLNLCLTCGACSSGCPATGLHDMDPRKLLRMAALGMDEEIINSPWIWCCSMCQRCIYVCPMKIDIPQLVFNARQQVPREDRPKGILASCDMALRSDTCSAMGTNEEDFQFVVEDVLEEYREAQPEFKDMQAPINKEGAYFFLNQNSREPVTEPDEMVPLWKILHLVGADWTYGTKGWAAENYCMFLADDDAWKHITEVKAKAVDDLGCKVWLNTEUGHELFAVRAGLKKYGVEHKFEVKSIIQYYAQWIREGKLKVNSDWNKDLKIKFTVQDPCQLVRKSFGDPVAEDLRFVVKSVVGEENFVDMTPNRSNNFCCGGGGGFLQSGYADERREYGRLKLNQILATGANYAITPCHNCHAQVHDLQEHYDAPYHTVHLWTLICLSLGVLGPQEREYLGDDLKEVNVADFTPMY; the protein is encoded by the coding sequence ATGGCAGAAGAAGTAATCAAATTAACCAAAAAAAAGGGGAGCACCCTTAAAGACAAGGTCATGGAGATTCTGCCTGAAGGCGGAAACCTGAATCTCTGCCTGACCTGCGGCGCCTGCTCCTCGGGTTGTCCGGCCACCGGGCTTCATGACATGGATCCCAGAAAGCTCCTGCGCATGGCAGCCCTCGGCATGGACGAGGAAATCATCAATTCTCCTTGGATCTGGTGCTGCTCCATGTGCCAGCGCTGCATCTACGTATGCCCCATGAAAATCGACATTCCCCAGTTGGTTTTCAACGCACGGCAACAGGTGCCCAGGGAAGACCGCCCCAAGGGCATCCTGGCCTCCTGCGACATGGCTCTGCGCAGCGATACATGCAGCGCCATGGGAACCAACGAAGAAGACTTCCAGTTTGTGGTGGAAGACGTCCTGGAAGAATACCGGGAAGCCCAACCGGAATTCAAGGATATGCAGGCGCCCATCAACAAGGAAGGCGCTTACTTTTTCCTGAACCAGAACTCCCGCGAACCTGTGACCGAGCCTGATGAAATGGTGCCCCTGTGGAAGATCCTGCACCTGGTCGGCGCTGATTGGACTTACGGAACCAAGGGCTGGGCTGCCGAGAACTACTGCATGTTTCTGGCGGACGACGACGCCTGGAAGCACATTACGGAGGTCAAGGCCAAAGCCGTTGACGACCTTGGGTGCAAGGTCTGGCTCAACACCGAATGAGGCCACGAACTATTCGCAGTCCGGGCCGGACTGAAAAAATACGGTGTCGAGCACAAGTTTGAAGTAAAGAGCATCATCCAATACTACGCACAGTGGATTCGCGAAGGCAAACTTAAGGTAAACTCCGACTGGAACAAGGACCTGAAAATCAAGTTTACGGTTCAGGATCCCTGCCAGCTCGTGAGGAAGTCCTTTGGCGATCCCGTGGCGGAAGACCTGCGTTTTGTGGTCAAGTCTGTTGTCGGCGAAGAAAACTTCGTGGACATGACCCCCAACCGCTCCAATAACTTCTGCTGCGGCGGCGGCGGCGGCTTTCTGCAAAGCGGATACGCCGATGAACGCCGGGAATACGGCCGGCTTAAGCTGAACCAGATCCTGGCCACCGGCGCAAATTACGCCATCACGCCTTGCCATAACTGCCACGCCCAGGTCCATGACCTGCAAGAGCATTACGATGCTCCGTACCACACGGTTCACCTGTGGACCCTGATTTGTCTTTCCCTCGGAGTTCTCGGTCCCCAGGAACGGGAATACCTGGGAGACGATCTGAAAGAAGTAAATGTGGCTGATTTCACGCCCATGTACTAG
- a CDS encoding hydrogenase iron-sulfur subunit: MNADKKIIQIATDVLVIGGGTAGVAAALEVAGQGYKVVLTSKEDKVAQEAKDGAVADLTAKAEANANIEIMTNTVAADVKGVPGNFEVTLKTGDAAVEKTFGAIVVATGLTTTVLNDAYGLELGPKVVSQSELEAMLAEGKLEAGKTVAFLVGFGQEGNPLVMQRVLDSLTALTKVADTDAYVFVGDIKLAADGLDALYAQARQEGVIYFKTKETPQVTTGDAMTISILDPVLRQQVEVQPDLVVVEEAILADEDNAALAVPLEIEADKNGFLQPDNVHYFPVKSTRLGIYLAGASRDLLSFEQGLEDAGNVALEVKKFLGDGNLEVPSNTAFVDVDKCTVCLTCYRCCPHGAIYWDSRAIIAESACQGCGICASECPNDAIQLGDYADDAMAQAIKDGQGSAGKSPWIVAFCCKNSGLEAMKMAKTFGYRVPAGLQAIEVPCAGKIDMDYVMDAFVQGAEGVMLLTCHNGNCKSDKGALYASWRAEELKKMLAAVGMPEDRLVCASLANNMGRTFSEISVELERSIKKAGS; the protein is encoded by the coding sequence ATGAATGCAGACAAGAAAATCATCCAGATCGCTACCGACGTGTTGGTCATCGGCGGCGGGACGGCTGGCGTAGCCGCGGCGCTGGAAGTTGCCGGACAAGGCTACAAAGTTGTTCTGACGAGCAAGGAAGACAAGGTCGCCCAAGAAGCCAAAGACGGCGCAGTCGCCGATCTGACGGCAAAAGCCGAAGCCAACGCCAATATCGAAATCATGACGAACACCGTGGCCGCCGATGTGAAGGGGGTTCCCGGAAACTTTGAGGTCACCCTCAAGACCGGCGACGCCGCAGTGGAAAAAACCTTCGGCGCCATCGTGGTGGCCACCGGCCTCACCACGACAGTGCTGAACGACGCTTACGGCCTGGAACTGGGCCCCAAGGTCGTGTCCCAGTCCGAACTGGAAGCCATGCTGGCCGAAGGCAAGCTGGAAGCCGGCAAGACTGTGGCCTTTTTGGTCGGATTCGGCCAGGAAGGCAACCCCCTGGTCATGCAGAGGGTCCTGGACAGCCTCACCGCCCTGACCAAGGTCGCTGACACCGACGCTTATGTATTCGTGGGCGACATCAAGCTGGCCGCCGACGGCCTGGACGCCCTGTATGCACAGGCCCGCCAGGAAGGCGTCATCTATTTCAAAACCAAGGAAACCCCTCAGGTGACGACTGGCGACGCCATGACCATTTCCATTCTGGATCCGGTCCTCAGGCAGCAGGTGGAAGTGCAGCCTGACCTGGTGGTTGTCGAAGAAGCCATCCTGGCTGATGAAGACAACGCCGCCCTGGCCGTTCCCCTGGAAATCGAAGCTGACAAAAACGGCTTCCTGCAACCTGACAACGTCCATTACTTCCCGGTCAAGTCCACCCGTTTGGGCATCTACCTGGCCGGCGCATCCCGCGACCTTCTTTCTTTTGAGCAGGGTCTTGAAGACGCAGGCAATGTGGCTCTGGAAGTGAAAAAGTTCCTGGGCGACGGCAATTTGGAAGTTCCTTCCAACACCGCCTTCGTGGACGTGGACAAGTGCACCGTGTGCCTTACCTGCTACCGTTGCTGCCCCCATGGCGCCATCTACTGGGATTCCCGGGCCATCATCGCCGAATCCGCCTGTCAGGGCTGCGGCATCTGCGCCAGCGAATGCCCCAACGACGCCATCCAACTGGGCGACTACGCCGACGACGCCATGGCTCAAGCTATTAAAGACGGCCAGGGTTCCGCGGGCAAGAGCCCCTGGATCGTGGCCTTCTGCTGCAAGAACAGCGGATTGGAAGCCATGAAAATGGCCAAGACTTTCGGCTACAGGGTTCCCGCCGGACTCCAGGCCATTGAAGTGCCTTGCGCCGGCAAGATCGACATGGACTATGTGATGGACGCTTTTGTGCAAGGTGCTGAGGGCGTCATGCTGCTCACCTGCCACAACGGCAACTGCAAGTCCGACAAGGGCGCTCTGTACGCTTCCTGGAGAGCTGAAGAACTCAAGAAGATGCTGGCCGCCGTAGGCATGCCGGAAGACCGCCTGGTGTGCGCATCTCTTGCCAACAATATGGGTAGAACGTTCTCGGAAATTTCTGTGGAATTGGAAAGATCCATTAAAAAGGCCGGTTCCTGA
- a CDS encoding FAD-dependent oxidoreductase, whose amino-acid sequence MTDKPKKALVIGGGIAGLTAAWELAQSQVDVELVEKSPFLGGHSISYCCKATDECVKCGACSVDKMLAQVVSEPRINVTLGAAVAKVDKGGKFTASLDVAPAYIDAEKCDNCGECFQEFRNTGAVVRGYSKNNTPLYAICADAAKDVDAAKLAGVCPKGAINLDAKATKKKINADTVVVATGFTPFDATKKPTYGYGVRDNVITGMELEALIRQKGQVVRPSDLNPPAKTAFIQCVGSRDARLGNLWCSQVCCAYGLRMARKIKYANPEAEVKVFYMDIQSIGKNFPAFYTQCKEELGFVRNIPVDVYPEEEGRMRLSYADEDTGERKDEIFDLLVLSIGITPGEDNAQVAELFSLDQDQDGFLVEKGEGVFLAGTAAGPKNIPASMAQAGFAASEALKYIGVTK is encoded by the coding sequence TTGACTGACAAACCGAAAAAAGCTCTTGTCATTGGCGGCGGCATAGCAGGTCTGACAGCGGCCTGGGAACTCGCCCAGAGCCAGGTTGACGTGGAGCTTGTGGAAAAAAGTCCCTTCTTGGGCGGGCACAGCATCAGCTACTGCTGCAAGGCGACCGATGAATGCGTAAAGTGCGGCGCTTGCTCTGTGGACAAAATGCTGGCTCAGGTGGTTAGTGAACCCCGGATTAATGTGACCCTGGGCGCCGCCGTGGCCAAAGTGGATAAAGGCGGAAAATTCACCGCTTCCCTGGACGTGGCCCCTGCTTACATTGATGCGGAAAAATGCGATAACTGCGGAGAATGCTTTCAGGAATTCCGCAATACCGGCGCGGTGGTTCGCGGATACTCCAAGAACAATACCCCGCTGTACGCCATTTGCGCCGATGCCGCCAAGGACGTGGACGCCGCCAAACTGGCGGGCGTTTGCCCCAAAGGCGCCATCAACCTGGACGCCAAGGCGACCAAAAAGAAAATCAACGCCGACACCGTGGTCGTAGCCACCGGGTTCACCCCCTTTGACGCGACCAAAAAGCCCACCTACGGCTACGGCGTGCGCGATAACGTGATCACGGGCATGGAACTGGAAGCCCTGATTCGTCAAAAAGGCCAGGTGGTTCGTCCCTCGGACCTCAATCCCCCTGCCAAGACCGCGTTCATCCAGTGCGTCGGCAGCCGGGACGCCCGCCTTGGCAACCTGTGGTGCAGCCAGGTGTGCTGCGCTTACGGCCTGCGCATGGCCCGTAAGATCAAGTACGCCAATCCCGAAGCGGAAGTGAAAGTCTTTTACATGGACATCCAGAGCATCGGAAAGAACTTCCCCGCTTTCTACACCCAGTGCAAGGAAGAACTCGGCTTTGTGCGGAACATCCCCGTGGACGTGTACCCGGAGGAAGAAGGCCGCATGCGCCTTTCCTACGCCGATGAAGACACCGGCGAACGCAAGGACGAAATCTTTGACCTGCTGGTTCTCTCCATCGGCATCACCCCCGGGGAAGACAACGCTCAGGTCGCGGAACTGTTCTCCCTGGACCAGGATCAGGACGGCTTCCTGGTTGAAAAGGGCGAAGGCGTATTCCTGGCGGGAACGGCCGCAGGACCTAAAAACATTCCAGCTTCCATGGCCCAGGCGGGATTTGCGGCCTCCGAAGCGCTTAAATACATAGGGGTGACCAAATGA
- a CDS encoding methylenetetrahydrofolate reductase, with product MAEFKSNSKLERILRAGHFAFTGELGPPRGSSVEHVREKAKPLKGNVDLVNITDNQTAMVRMSSWAASIIAKEEGLEPNYQMVCRDRNRLAMQGDILGAYAMGINNILCLSGDHMQFGDHPGAKGVFDVDSTQLINMIKKMRDEGVFQGGAEIEEPPKMFIGGAANPFAEPFEWRVHRLAKKIAAGVDFIQTQCIFNMEKFRTWVAQANDMGLTEKVYILAGVTPMKSVGMAKYMKNRVPGMDVPDEIIKRLQGAEKGKVADEGIKIACEQIEEFKEMKGIAGVHLMAIEWEHKVPEIAERAKVLPRPVV from the coding sequence ATGGCTGAATTCAAGTCAAACAGCAAACTGGAAAGAATTTTAAGAGCGGGACACTTCGCCTTCACAGGAGAACTTGGGCCCCCGCGTGGTTCCAGCGTTGAGCATGTGCGGGAAAAGGCCAAACCCCTCAAGGGCAACGTGGACCTAGTAAATATCACTGACAACCAAACCGCTATGGTGCGTATGTCCAGCTGGGCCGCCTCCATCATCGCCAAGGAAGAAGGCCTGGAGCCCAATTATCAGATGGTGTGCCGCGACAGGAACCGTCTCGCCATGCAGGGCGACATCCTGGGCGCTTACGCCATGGGCATCAATAACATTCTTTGCCTTTCCGGCGACCACATGCAGTTCGGCGACCATCCCGGCGCCAAGGGCGTGTTCGACGTTGACTCCACCCAGCTCATCAACATGATTAAAAAAATGCGCGATGAGGGCGTCTTCCAGGGCGGAGCGGAAATCGAAGAACCCCCCAAAATGTTCATCGGCGGCGCCGCCAACCCCTTTGCAGAACCTTTTGAATGGCGCGTCCACAGGCTGGCGAAAAAAATAGCCGCAGGCGTGGACTTCATCCAGACCCAGTGCATCTTCAACATGGAAAAATTCCGTACGTGGGTCGCCCAGGCCAATGATATGGGTCTGACCGAAAAGGTCTACATCCTGGCCGGCGTCACCCCCATGAAGAGCGTGGGTATGGCGAAATACATGAAAAACCGTGTGCCCGGCATGGACGTGCCCGACGAGATCATTAAAAGGCTCCAGGGCGCGGAAAAAGGCAAGGTGGCCGACGAGGGCATCAAGATCGCCTGCGAGCAGATTGAAGAGTTCAAGGAAATGAAGGGCATCGCCGGCGTCCATCTCATGGCTATCGAGTGGGAGCACAAGGTTCCTGAAATCGCCGAACGGGCCAAAGTGTTGCCGCGGCCTGTGGTATAA
- a CDS encoding methylenetetrahydrofolate reductase C-terminal domain-containing protein, translated as MIVAERKPFDEISDLLAGYDKILTVGCKTCVAVCLAGGEKEAALLNKELMLARKVAGKPVETCAALVERQCDMEFLAELDDIVDQYDAIVSMACGAGVQFMAERYPTKPVLPGVNTTFIGVNRDVGWYEEKCRSCGNCLLGITGGICPITMCAKSLMNGPCGGTNQTSCEINKDQPCAWYAIYQRLAGQGRLDNILKMTEIMDWRNNVPRTIVQPGYEQRKAAFSDK; from the coding sequence ATGATAGTTGCGGAAAGAAAACCATTTGATGAAATCAGCGATCTGCTGGCCGGTTACGATAAGATTCTTACCGTTGGTTGTAAGACTTGCGTCGCCGTGTGCCTTGCAGGAGGCGAGAAAGAAGCCGCTCTCCTGAACAAGGAACTGATGCTGGCTCGCAAGGTTGCTGGCAAGCCCGTAGAAACATGCGCCGCGCTGGTCGAAAGACAGTGCGACATGGAATTTTTGGCCGAACTGGACGACATCGTCGATCAGTACGACGCTATTGTATCTATGGCTTGTGGAGCCGGGGTGCAGTTCATGGCGGAACGCTACCCGACAAAACCTGTCCTCCCCGGGGTGAACACCACCTTTATCGGGGTCAACAGAGATGTGGGATGGTACGAAGAAAAATGCCGTTCCTGCGGTAACTGTCTGCTGGGCATCACCGGGGGCATCTGTCCCATCACCATGTGCGCAAAATCCCTTATGAACGGTCCCTGCGGCGGCACCAACCAGACCAGCTGCGAGATCAACAAGGATCAACCCTGCGCATGGTACGCCATTTATCAGAGGCTGGCCGGCCAGGGTCGGCTGGACAACATCCTGAAAATGACGGAGATAATGGATTGGCGCAATAACGTGCCGCGCACCATTGTCCAGCCCGGTTACGAACAACGCAAAGCCGCTTTCAGCGACAAATAG
- the murA gene encoding UDP-N-acetylglucosamine 1-carboxyvinyltransferase, whose translation MDKIIVEGGRTLSGEVQVSGAKNAALPILAASLLVDGWNTFYNVPELQDINTIGLLLEHLGAKVEKDGHTIKIDASGLCETEAPYDLVRRMRASVLVLGPLTARLKKARVSLPGGCAIGARPIDQHLRGLEMLGATVELSHGYVEVQAEKLRGADIYLDTPTVTGTENLMMAACLAEGVTILRNVAREPEIVALADLLNRMGGKVEGAGSPVLTITGVEALNPVEFTIIPDRIEAGTFMVAAALTEGDVLVKDAVPAHLQALISKLRLAGATVTEEGNGIRVQGKRPICSVDVKTLPHPGFPTDMQAQFMVLMTTAKGLSVIAETIFENRFIHVSELVRMGANISISQNSAVIRGVKHLSAAPVMATDLRASASLILAGLIAQGSTEIHRVYHIDRGYESIEQKFSQLGAAVRRVK comes from the coding sequence ATGGATAAAATAATCGTGGAAGGCGGAAGAACCCTGTCCGGCGAGGTTCAGGTTTCCGGCGCGAAAAACGCAGCTTTGCCCATCCTGGCGGCCTCGCTTTTGGTGGACGGCTGGAATACCTTTTATAATGTGCCTGAACTCCAGGACATCAACACCATAGGCCTCTTGCTGGAGCATTTGGGCGCCAAGGTGGAAAAAGACGGCCATACCATTAAAATCGACGCATCCGGCCTGTGCGAGACCGAAGCGCCTTACGACCTGGTGCGCAGAATGCGCGCCTCGGTGCTGGTTTTGGGCCCCTTGACCGCCAGGCTGAAAAAAGCCCGGGTCAGCCTGCCCGGAGGCTGCGCCATTGGCGCCAGGCCCATCGACCAGCATTTGCGCGGCCTGGAAATGCTGGGCGCCACGGTGGAGCTTTCCCACGGATACGTGGAGGTGCAGGCCGAAAAATTGCGCGGCGCCGACATTTATCTGGACACCCCCACGGTCACAGGCACGGAAAACCTCATGATGGCCGCCTGCCTGGCCGAAGGCGTGACCATCCTGAGAAACGTGGCCAGGGAGCCTGAAATCGTGGCCCTGGCCGATCTCTTAAACCGCATGGGCGGCAAGGTGGAAGGCGCGGGATCGCCGGTCCTCACCATTACGGGCGTAGAAGCCTTGAATCCCGTGGAATTCACCATCATCCCGGACAGAATCGAAGCGGGCACCTTCATGGTCGCCGCGGCCCTCACCGAAGGGGACGTCCTGGTTAAGGACGCCGTGCCCGCCCACTTGCAGGCCTTGATCAGTAAACTCAGGCTGGCAGGCGCTACGGTGACTGAGGAGGGCAACGGAATCCGGGTTCAGGGAAAACGCCCCATTTGCAGCGTAGACGTAAAAACCCTGCCCCATCCCGGCTTTCCCACGGATATGCAGGCCCAGTTCATGGTTCTCATGACCACGGCCAAGGGCCTTTCGGTTATTGCGGAAACCATTTTTGAAAACAGATTCATCCATGTGAGCGAACTTGTGCGAATGGGGGCCAACATCTCCATTTCGCAGAACAGTGCAGTGATCCGGGGAGTGAAACATCTGTCCGCAGCGCCGGTGATGGCCACCGACCTGCGGGCCAGTGCGTCCCTGATACTTGCTGGTTTGATCGCCCAGGGAAGCACGGAAATCCACCGGGTCTACCACATAGACCGGGGATATGAATCCATCGAGCAGAAGTTCTCCCAATTGGGAGCCGCCGTCCGACGGGTCAAATAG
- a CDS encoding DNA internalization-related competence protein ComEC/Rec2, producing the protein MSRPMAGLALAQGLGVAGGFFLPAWGIAPAIFLSILALALLIKAKATPAAACLPIIFCVGWISLLPWTGAPNPDGHISSYVDAGPATITGTLVERPDQFSDRTRFVLRVEDLNSSGPLKGRIRTTVRPPAPELVEGARVRFKSDIRSFRNFSNPGGFDYVRYMRLKNIFGSAYVRGKDKLEILEAPDGFFTRTEKSLGRLIEESAPESGRPLLRALLLGDKKAVDQDTRDLFADAGIAHLLAISGLHIGMVAVFALFLFKWVLSRSERLLLSGRLFQVSAVLTMAPVLFYGILTGMAPSTQRAVIMVGVFLMAYVFNRDYDSLNTLGAAAVVILLWNPPALFDVGFQLSFTAVFCILYGLKKIPFKTIPITWGEKARRRILIYFLIPVIALLGTAPIVLHYFDRISLIGPLANLIVVPLIGFAVLPLALMAGLIHPILPWMSGIMTAAAGHLLQFVLLLSKWLAAVPFASAMPVKPNALEMGLYYAALFALINVKKKWGAALLAMCLVGGLADAGYWAHQRFGREDLQVTFLDVGQGSAILMEFPGGTCMLVDGGGLSASSSFDTGRMIVAPFLWQRKIHAIEYLVLTHPQHDHAGGLGYIAERFRIKEFWSNGQPAPIHAYEHLTAACERKGVLRPSLGELHRPKSIQGVTARVLHPAPGFEAGLGDDVQLNENSLVLKLSWDDQSILFTGDIEEQGEASLLKRCPPEILHSTLLAAPHHGSRTSSTQAFVEAVRPEHVVFTTGYKNWYGFPHEEVVHRYEEIGARMYNTGTQGACTFTAAKDHWSGKAFIDLSRKGKKAGKP; encoded by the coding sequence TTGTCCAGGCCCATGGCCGGGCTGGCCCTGGCTCAGGGGTTGGGCGTCGCCGGCGGCTTCTTCCTCCCTGCCTGGGGCATAGCCCCCGCAATCTTCCTATCCATCCTTGCATTAGCCCTGCTGATAAAAGCCAAAGCGACTCCCGCCGCGGCCTGCCTTCCTATTATTTTTTGCGTAGGCTGGATTTCCCTCTTGCCCTGGACAGGCGCCCCAAACCCGGACGGGCATATAAGTTCATATGTAGACGCTGGACCCGCGACGATTACCGGAACCCTTGTTGAGCGGCCCGACCAGTTTAGCGACAGAACCCGGTTCGTGCTGCGAGTGGAAGACCTCAACTCCAGCGGCCCTCTAAAAGGCAGAATCAGGACGACGGTGCGGCCTCCGGCCCCGGAACTGGTCGAAGGCGCCAGGGTGCGGTTTAAATCGGACATCCGGTCTTTCAGGAATTTCAGCAACCCCGGCGGGTTCGATTACGTCCGTTACATGCGATTAAAAAATATCTTTGGATCAGCCTACGTGCGAGGCAAAGACAAGCTGGAAATCCTGGAGGCGCCGGACGGTTTTTTCACCCGAACCGAAAAAAGCCTGGGGAGGCTGATAGAGGAGTCCGCGCCCGAGTCCGGCCGCCCCTTGCTCCGGGCTTTGCTGTTGGGCGATAAAAAAGCCGTGGACCAGGACACGCGGGACCTTTTCGCCGATGCGGGCATCGCCCATTTGCTGGCCATATCCGGCCTGCACATCGGCATGGTGGCGGTGTTTGCGCTTTTTCTTTTCAAGTGGGTTTTGTCGCGTTCTGAAAGGCTGCTGCTTTCGGGCCGGTTGTTTCAAGTCAGCGCAGTTCTGACCATGGCGCCCGTGCTGTTCTACGGAATACTCACGGGCATGGCGCCCTCCACCCAGCGGGCGGTCATAATGGTGGGCGTTTTTCTGATGGCCTATGTATTCAACCGGGATTACGACTCGCTGAACACCCTGGGCGCGGCGGCCGTCGTCATATTGCTTTGGAACCCGCCGGCCTTGTTCGACGTGGGCTTTCAACTGTCTTTCACGGCGGTGTTCTGCATTTTATACGGCCTGAAAAAGATTCCGTTCAAGACCATCCCCATCACCTGGGGCGAAAAAGCGCGCCGCCGGATTTTGATCTATTTTTTGATCCCCGTCATCGCCCTGTTAGGCACGGCTCCTATTGTGCTTCATTATTTCGACCGGATTTCCCTAATTGGGCCGCTGGCCAATCTGATTGTTGTTCCTTTGATCGGGTTCGCCGTATTGCCTTTGGCCCTGATGGCCGGGTTGATCCATCCGATCCTGCCCTGGATGTCGGGAATTATGACCGCTGCGGCGGGTCATCTGCTTCAGTTTGTATTATTGTTATCCAAATGGCTGGCCGCCGTCCCCTTTGCTTCGGCCATGCCCGTCAAGCCCAACGCCCTGGAAATGGGATTGTATTACGCGGCCTTGTTCGCCCTGATAAACGTGAAGAAGAAGTGGGGGGCGGCTTTGCTTGCGATGTGTCTGGTAGGGGGGCTGGCGGATGCAGGATATTGGGCGCATCAGCGATTCGGGAGGGAGGATTTGCAGGTCACTTTTCTGGACGTGGGCCAGGGAAGCGCGATCTTGATGGAATTTCCCGGCGGGACTTGCATGCTGGTGGATGGAGGCGGGCTTTCGGCGTCCTCTTCTTTTGACACGGGCAGGATGATCGTGGCCCCTTTTCTATGGCAAAGGAAGATCCACGCCATAGAATACCTGGTCCTGACCCATCCCCAGCATGACCACGCCGGAGGACTGGGATACATAGCCGAGCGATTCCGCATTAAAGAGTTCTGGTCCAACGGCCAACCCGCGCCTATCCACGCATACGAGCATCTTACGGCGGCATGCGAACGAAAAGGCGTTTTAAGGCCGTCTTTGGGGGAACTGCACCGGCCCAAGTCCATCCAGGGCGTAACCGCCCGGGTTTTGCATCCGGCGCCGGGATTTGAGGCTGGATTGGGCGACGACGTGCAATTGAACGAGAATTCTCTTGTCTTAAAACTGTCCTGGGACGATCAATCCATCCTGTTCACCGGGGATATTGAAGAGCAAGGAGAAGCCTCGCTGTTGAAACGCTGCCCCCCGGAAATCCTGCACTCCACCCTGCTGGCCGCGCCCCACCACGGCAGCAGAACGTCCTCCACCCAGGCGTTTGTTGAGGCGGTCCGGCCTGAGCATGTGGTGTTCACTACGGGTTATAAAAACTGGTACGGCTTCCCCCATGAAGAAGTGGTGCATAGGTATGAAGAAATCGGAGCGAGGATGTACAATACGGGAACCCAAGGCGCCTGCACCTTTACCGCAGCAAAGGATCATTGGTCCGGCAAAGCGTTTATTGACTTGTCTCGTAAAGGAAAAAAGGCCGGCAAACCCTGA